A single region of the Triticum dicoccoides isolate Atlit2015 ecotype Zavitan chromosome 2B, WEW_v2.0, whole genome shotgun sequence genome encodes:
- the LOC119361588 gene encoding uncharacterized protein LOC119361588 has translation MAHGEEMKEEEGKLGDAEVHPGAAGRPTTRMEPEMERELRKEQRKLRKKQKKLWKKMDQSQSKSLVKDIISMERERRDLLASLTPTSSLWKEVDSQTTWTTSRKEEPATATATATARDDNAENQLADYFNLMLQDMEDLGYRMLSMLYFLNKSNDPICSYKATELCNTTAKLNMQISNGFSINHEPEQELEPEPEPGQINLLTLFSKYYRFPNNYENTLAKLDMREEETKCEDVKVKKTKEEEDRENDPSTIEYFKKSLELDQYFFAQDRTYWENGWASKIGRCGGFANTTILSPMQFTHYTPDIIPSSAAVTGSTLQIYSIKIKNLKDLNWPLKVYGKIAARDTVDRNRNILFSRSKCDYQELNGQDDSLCLTGPSRAIVALGHVDFEVELKVIEGAVSQSLIICGGRYGGTDDCSSSSASVTYGGDGPTFLLSNHRCTTEVTLEQLDRSHQATIVGVRVTKGAWPFKYGCRVICFWAPASTADVIDTTCRPVVLLDRRGKGLHRGSESYLQLSRKVVSVQSQGTLRVAIEAYGKSRRWIARKGHIDFPVQQCQTSKRACLVGDTTVEVVVAWSLLVKEKVDLQVLLS, from the exons ATGGCGCATGGTGAGGAGATGAAggaagaagaggggaagcttggggACGCGGAGGTTCACCCGGGGGCTGCCG GACGACCGACCACGCGGATGGAGCCGGAGATGGAGAGGGAACTCAGGAAGGAGCAGAGAAAActcaggaagaagcagaagaaactATGGAAGAAGATGGACCAATCCCAATCCAAATCCCTTGTAAAGGACATCATCTCCATGGAGAGGGAGCGCAGAGACCTGCTTGCCTCACTTACTCCCACCTCTTCTCTCTGGAAGGAAGTCGATTCTCAAACAACGTGGACGACCTCCAGAAAGGAGGagcctgctactgctactgctactgctactgctagggACGACAATGCTGAGAATCAACTCGCAGACTACTTCAACCTGATGCTCCAAGATATGGAGGACCTGGGCTATCGGATGCTTTCTATGCTATATTTTCTCAACAAATCCAATGACCCCATCTGCTCCTACAAGGCCACCGAGCTGTGCAATACAACAGCCAAGTTAAATATGCAGATATCCAATGGATTCAGCATCAACCATGAGCCGGAGCAggagctggagccggagccggagccggggcAAATCAACTTGTTGActcttttcagcaaatattatcgaTTTCCCAATAATTATGAGAACACCTTGGCCAAGTTAGACATGAGGGAGGAGGAGACCAAGTGTGAGGATGTTaaggtgaagaagaccaaggaagAGGAGGACAGGGAGAATGACCCATCCACAATCGAGTATTTCAAGAAAAGTCTGGAGCTTGATCAATACTTTTTCGCCCAGGATCGGACATACTGGGAAAATGGGTGGGCCAGCAAGATCGGACGATGCGGTGGATTCGCCAATACAA CCATACTGAGCCCTATGCAGTTCACGCACTATACACCAGATATCATCCCTTCCTCAGCTGCTGTCACCGGTAGTACTTTGCAGATCTACTCAATCAAGATAAAGAATCTAAAAGACTTGAACTGGCCCCTCAAAGTCTACGGCAAGATTGCTGCTCGAGACACCGTGGACCGCAACCGCAACATTCTATTCTCTCGGTCAAAGTGTGATTACCAAGAACTTAATGGACAA GATGATTCCTTATGCTTGACTGGCCCCTCTCGTGCGATAGTTGCTTTGGGCCATGTAGACTTTGAAGTTGAACTCAAAGTAATCGAGGGAGCGGTGTCGCAAAGTTTGATCATTTGTGGAGGCCGTTATGGCGGTACAGATGATTGTTCCTCTTCTTCAGCCAGCGTGACTTATGGTGGTGATGGACCTACCTTCTTGCTCTCCAACCATCGCTGCACAACCGAGGTAACACTTGAGCAGCTTGATAGATCGCACCAAGCTACTATTGTGGGTGTACGAGTAACCAAAGGGGCTTGGCCTTTCAAATATGGATGCCGGGTTATTTGCTTTTGGGCTCCTGCTTCTACGGCAGATGTCATTGATACCACTTGCAGGCCAGTTGTGCTGCTTGACCGCCGTGGTAAAGGATTACATAGAGGATCAGAGAGCTACCTTCAACTATCAAGGAAAGTGGTTTCAGTGCAATCACAAGGAACGCTGAGAGTGGCCATAGAAGCCTATGGGAAGTCCCGTCGCTGGATTGCTCGAAAGGGCCACATCGACTTTCCTGTTCAGCAGTGCCAAACAAGCAAGCGTGCTTGTTTAGTTGGTGACACCACAGTGGAGGTGGTTGTAGCCTGGTCGTTGCTTGTCAAGGAAAAGGTGGATCTCCAGGTCTTACTTAGTTGA